The Acidovorax sp. RAC01 genomic sequence GCAGATCGGCTATTCCTACCGGCATAAGCTGATGCGACTAGGCTTGATGCAATTGGATGTTGTGTTGCTCCACCCAAGCCTGCAAGTATCAAACCAAAAGACACACTGGCCAGAGTTCCGGCCAAACCAGCTGCAATATAGCCAAGGGCTGCAATTGCAGTTCCCAATGCAAGAAGTAAGGCGCTACCCCACCTGTCAGCTAAGCGTCCGGATGGAATTTGGCCCATGGCCATTGCGCTGGAGTACGCTGCTTTGATTGCGCCGATTGCGGTGTAGCTGAGGCCGAATTGGGCCTGAAGCATCGGATAAAGAACATTTAGAAGGTCGGTGAAACCGTCGTGTACAGCATGTGCAACGCTGCACACTGCCAACGTGCGGCGCGACTGCCTCTTATCGAGAGCAGCGACATTCACAATGCATTCTCCGAACTCGGTCCTGCTATTGCTTGTAGCACTTCCTGGTGTAACAGCCCATTCGACATTAGAAGCGTCGAGCAATTCGTCAACGACCAAGGCCGGCCTTGCAAATCTGTAACACGGCCGCCCGCCTCCTCTGCCAGAAGCGCAACGGGAAGCGTGTCCCAAGGGTTGTTGCCAACGCACAGCAATGCGTCAAGGCTCGTCAAAGTGCGTGAACCCTGTGCCAGTCGTGTGCCCGCCCAGCAGCTAGACAGGCCATGCCTGGAGCGGCGTGATATCCGTACCAGACGCTGTGCTGCCTCGCTATTGGACAAGGCGTGAGTTTTACCTTCAAGCGATACGAAGGCCTGAGATATTCGGTCTGTGTTCGATACGCCAAGCCGTTCAGATGAGGTTGGAGAACGGTATAACCAAGCGCCCTCACCACGTGCTGCTATGTACAGTCCGCCGGAACCTAGCCTCTGCTCCGCCGGCAACCAGATCATGCTTGCCCAGACTGATCCTTCCTCGATGAAAGTTAACATGCAGCCAAAGAGAGGCAACCCGAGCATCAGGTTATGGGTGCCATCGATTGGATCAACCAGAATGACTTTGCCTGTGTCAAGAGAGCCAAATTCTTCTGCGCCTTCCTCGCCGATCACACGGTAACCATCGGCTTCAAAGCGAGAGCAAATCGCCTTCTGAACAAGTAAATCAAGGTCGCCTACGAGTTCTCCGTTCTCCTTAACTGTCACACACGCGATCTGAGTAACGTAGTGCTCCATGACATCGGTTTCGAGTTGCTGAAGCAGTTCTCGGACTTGAACTAGAATTGGTGATGAGAGTCCGTTCGAAGAGCTGGGAAAGTCGCAGGACAGGCTAGCGCCCGACGCAATATTGAGTCTCATTTTTCACGCCGCAGTGCGGCCTCTCTTAAGTCGTTTTTCTTATCCGCTCGTTCTGGCGGTTGGCGAATTCTGATTTGTTGGGTTCTTTGTCGTCCATACCCCAAAATGCAAAAATGAAACATGCAGCAACATTTATGACAAATACTCACCTTTTTGAAGGTTGGACTGCCAAGCTTTACGGGGTGAAGACGGCACTTGGAGTACCTCCAAGCCAAAAGTAACAACACGAAACTCTTACATATTATGTAGCTTTTGTGCAACATTTTTCACAATATTGTCATTTTGTTTGGATAGACATCAACGTTGTCCTTCGTTTCTGGGGTATTGCGGACATCGTGATGATCTGCGAAAGTGATCGTCGCAGTGTTCGCGCTCAATGCTCGAACCTACGCATCTCACACCGAAAGAGAGAGACTGATCAACCGCGTTTACAAACGCGAAGGAAGTCCGTGCCGTGCCGGTATTTGGGCGGTGATACGCCAGATGGAGTGTGCGAGATGATTCTCGGCAAATGCTTTTGGAAACGAGAGGAGAAAAGACTATGAGCTCTGATGAAGATCGTATCTCTGCCGAATTGAAGGCGAAGATCGAAAGTGAGCGTGAGAACTGGGCCAGGCTTGATCAGGTTGGGATCAATCAGCTCTCAGAAAAGCAAGAGTTACAGCGCCGACAAATGTGGTGGGAGGTTTTGATTGAATCGGCTCGATTGAACTAGCGTTCAAGATCTTCGCTGCGAGCTGATCGCTTTTTTATAGCGCTTTGTTTTTCTTCACCTTGGTCAGGCGCAGTCCCACGCTCAATTGACCTGGCCATGTTTTTACACAATCTATCCATGACCGTAGCTTGCTCAGCAGCCGATAGGTTCTGGCCTGCAATTTGCTTTTTAACGAATCGAGGTGTGCGTAGTTACGCTGCAGCTCTGGATGAAGCTTCACTCCACTAAGTGCGCTTGCGCAGGCTGTCTTGGTTTTGCTGTTCCCGAGCTGAGTTCAATGAGGACGCCAATGCCACCCAAAGCAATCACTCCGCCAGTCAAAGTCAAAACCCGGGGCGGGTTGGACGCAACCATCTTTGAGATCGATCCCGGCGATCTGCAGGACGGCATTTCCGGCACGGTCTACACGCCGGCCATGGGAGAAATAACTAAGAGCTGGAGCGAGGCAGGCATTTGCAGCAACGCTTCTCATGACCTCAACATCGATCCTCATGACCCAGTCGTGGCGGCAGTCATTGGCCAGCTGCGTGCCGCCCGGCTCCAATGAGGATGGAACGATGACTTTTCGGCGAACTGTAGTGCGGGGGTTTCTGAAGTTCACCGATCGTTGGAACCACGAGATCCACCAGGCCATCGAGGAAAGGATTCTGGAGAGCATTCGGCGAGATTCTCCAGCCACAGGCGAGATGGACCTGGCAGAGCGTGAAAAAGCGATCAGGGAGATGCGGAGCTTCTACTTCACGCGAGTTAGCGCCACTGCAAACCTGTTGGTCGCGGCCGCTGCTCTCGTGGTGGCCCTGGTTGCGCTTGTCGTGAGCAGCATCCAGTTGTTCAATGCATAGCGTTTGAAGCGGCCCTACGTGACTGGCGGCGGGCGCCTGCATCGGCATATATCGAAGGCTTAAACACCATCAAAGGAGTCCTCATGAAACGCCTGAACAGGTCACTTCTAGTAGTCTGCGTTGGAATGGCGGCTTGCTGCGTCGCACACGCCCAAACTAAGAAGATAGAAGGCACCGCCGCAATTGCAGCGGGCTCAATCAATCCTCCGAATCCCGTCGAAGGGTGCAATAGGGCAAAGCGAGACGCCGAGGACAAGGCAGTGAAGGCTGGTACTAAAGCGTGGCAATAACAACCACCACACCCACGGAGGCTCAACTGGAGTCGCGTATTAACGCGACGCTCAGTCGCGTCTTCATTGGAACCGTGGACCTGCGCCATCAGCTGCGATTCAAAGTGCGGGTGGGGCACACGGTGTTTGATGCCGGATCAGCGGATTACGTGGAAGGGCGCGCAGACATCCTCGTTTATCAGCATGAGACTCCGCTTGCGGTCCTGGAGCTGAAGCGGGAAGGACTTGCGATAAAGCCAGCTGATGAAGAGCAGGGGCGTTCCTACGCACTTTTGGCTCAGGCACCCCTTGTGGTCATCACAAACGGAACGGAGACGCGAATCTTCCAGACGCATGACATGGCGCGTCTCGAAGGCACGACTGTCGAAGCGGACGAACTCACGCGGAGAGTTGAGGCTGCATCCACTGCGGCGCGTACGGGGGTATCGACCGCCATAAGCAAGCTGCTCGGAACAGATCTGGCAACGTCTGCGGTGAAAGCACTGACCACGAGGGAGCTTGCTGAACTCACTTCCGGCTGGGAGAGCGGCGAGCGATTCGTAGAGGGCTTCATCGTGCCTAGACGCGCGACGCGGGAGCTGCGGGAGGTACTGCGTTCCGGGCGCAAGGTCGCAGTATTGGCTGGACCTCCCCTTTCAGGTAAGAGCTCGGTCTTGCGCGAACTAGCGCTCACCAGCGAAGAGGTTGGTTGGGACGTGCTCTACGTCGAGGGCTCCTCCTGCGGGGAAGGTCTGTTCCGCCGCCTTGCGAACGTGCTGGCGGCTCAGTTCAGTTGGCCAGCCGGGCCGGACGACGTGCGGGTATGGGTTCGCCAGTTGGCGAACAGAGTCGGCCGCTTGCTGGTGATTTGCATCGACACGCTCCCACTTGCTAGTGCGATCCTCCTGGGCGAACTGGATGAATTGTTGGGCAGCTTTGGAGACGGATTGCGAGTCGTAGTCGCTGTGGACGAAAACGATCTCGACTCGC encodes the following:
- a CDS encoding inositol monophosphatase family protein, whose protein sequence is MEHYVTQIACVTVKENGELVGDLDLLVQKAICSRFEADGYRVIGEEGAEEFGSLDTGKVILVDPIDGTHNLMLGLPLFGCMLTFIEEGSVWASMIWLPAEQRLGSGGLYIAARGEGAWLYRSPTSSERLGVSNTDRISQAFVSLEGKTHALSNSEAAQRLVRISRRSRHGLSSCWAGTRLAQGSRTLTSLDALLCVGNNPWDTLPVALLAEEAGGRVTDLQGRPWSLTNCSTLLMSNGLLHQEVLQAIAGPSSENAL